DNA from Verrucomicrobiota bacterium:
GGACCCATACCCTGGAACCTGCCCCCAATTGTGTTCGACCATCACTCCGAACCGGTAACGGCCTCCGACTCGCTGCATCGATTCCGAAGTCGACCAATCGGGCCGCGCGACATCCTCCCGGTTTACGATCCGATTGTAATGTTTGGAGTGCGGATCATCGACCGCTTCCGTGGTTGAGGTAACCTGCCGGTACGGAAAGCGGAGAAATCGAACGCGATCCGGAGCCGCCAGGCCGAAGACCGAATATAGTTTAAACACCCCGGCCGGGGCACGGCGATCACCTTCAACCTTGTAAGGCGCTTCAGGCTCTCCCGTCCCGTGCAAACCGATGCCCCAACCGAGTCCATGGGCGCCAGTCACCGCCGGGAACGGTTTGCCGACAGGCTTCCAGGCAACGGATCCGCCTTCAGGACGGGAAAAGAGCTGGATGGTTGCCTTCGCATCATTCCAACCCCGGGTTGTTACCGTGATCAGTTGGCAACTGCGGCGAATTTCCGGAATGATAGGGTGAAGGTGAAGCAGACGCCGGGGACCCTTCGTCTCCATCCCGTCCACCTCAATTGAAGCGCCCATGCCCAAGCCTGCGAGCAACCAGCAACACAAGGGCGCCGTCCAGCTTTTCTTCATGTGACCATTAGAATGCCAGAAATGAAAAAGGGAAAGGCCCACGGCACGCCGGCGCTGATGCATTGTCCCTATTGCCGCACCGGCCTTACGTGGGGGTTGATCAGATGTCCCAATTGCAACGCGCGCATCTCGTACGGATGTAAGGTGCCGATCACGGGATTCTTCCTCTCCGTCGTCGTCGCTTTTCTCGCCGCAAGCAGCCTGATCGCACTCCTCGCAACCCGGGATACCGGGGGCAACCCCTGCATTTCCAACACCATCCTCGCCGGAATCGGTGCTTTTTCCGCGCTGCTCGGGCTCGGGTCCTGGCTGCTCATGCTCCGAGCGGCCCGGCGATCGGTGTCGTTTTCCCGTGACCGCCGGTTCGATTATTGACCAATGAAACCGCGGCCCGGCCGAGCGATCGGCTGCGTAAACATGCGCTAAGACTTCGTACCGGTGCCGGGCAACACCTCCTCAGGCGCGCCGAAACGGATTCCCTCGGTACGGAGCCGCCTGATCATCTCCTCAACGGCTTCCGGAACCCAGGTCCGGTCCTTACCTCCCAAGAAGTCGCCAACGCGATCAAGCGGCCGCAACCTGATCAAGCCGTCGTGCACGACGAAAATGCCGCCGCGATCCCTCTTTGCGACCCGCACATGCGTTTCAACCAACTGCCGGGCGCCCCGGTGACTGTACAAGGTATCAAAAGCAAAATGAGTCACCGGCAGGATCTGCAATCCTCGGGCTGCGGTACAGGTTCTGATTGCACGGGTAAGCCATCCACCCGGAGGCCGAAACCAACGGCTTAGGTACCCCGGCATTCCGCACGCGCGCCCGATTGCCTCATCGCACCGGCTGAGTTCCCGTTCTACCGCGCGGACCTGATGTTCCACCCGGTGCTGATAGGTATGATTCACGAGGAGATGGCCCGAATCACGCATCCGCCGCACCACCGCAGGGGCTTGTTCCGCCAAGCGGCCGATCAGGCAGAACGCCGCCCTAACCCTTTCGCGTTCCAGGACGTCCAGCAGCCGGTCCGTGGTACGGCCAAGCTCATTGGGACCATCATCAAAGGTCAACAGGACGACGTCGGCCGGCAGCCACGCCAGGCTTGCACGTCTGACCCAAATGGTGCCGGGGACGGAAGAGAATGCCACAAACTCGGTGCTCGATAACGGGTAGCGCGTAACGCGTAACGGGTTCGATCATACGACGGCATGGCAAAACACGGCAACCACGGCGAGAAAAGAAATACCAAGCTTGACATCCGGTATCCGGCCCTCGGAGCCGAACGCCGAACGCCGAACGCCGCACCGTACCCGCTACCCGCTACGCGTTACCAGTTACCAGTTACCCGTAACCGAGTTCGTGGCATTCATCTAAGCTTCATTTGCCAGTCCTTTTCCGGATGCACATGCCGGTTATAGAGCGGATGATCAAACCGGTGGTGTGCGAACAACTCGTCGTTCCACCACGCCGTGACGGGACGTTTGTGCATCAACCCGTGAATTTTCGCAATCTTCATCCCTTGGTGTGCGGCATTGAATTCTTCAATGGCCAGTAACTCACCCGTGTAACGGGAGTGCAACTCCAGATCGCCCCCGATCATAT
Protein-coding regions in this window:
- a CDS encoding polysaccharide deacetylase family protein, with the protein product MAFSSVPGTIWVRRASLAWLPADVVLLTFDDGPNELGRTTDRLLDVLERERVRAAFCLIGRLAEQAPAVVRRMRDSGHLLVNHTYQHRVEHQVRAVERELSRCDEAIGRACGMPGYLSRWFRPPGGWLTRAIRTCTAARGLQILPVTHFAFDTLYSHRGARQLVETHVRVAKRDRGGIFVVHDGLIRLRPLDRVGDFLGGKDRTWVPEAVEEMIRRLRTEGIRFGAPEEVLPGTGTKS